A genomic segment from Orientia tsutsugamushi str. Boryong encodes:
- a CDS encoding DnaA N-terminal domain-containing protein has protein sequence MDSNSTWYKVRKYILQHYKYEQVIDKIWFSKLKVVNEDNVNKKIFIKAKTEFEDSYIRGNYLKDFEYAFKAQGFSFELVKFE, from the coding sequence TTGGACTCCAACTCAACTTGGTACAAAGTACGAAAATACATACTTCAACATTACAAATATGAGCAAGTTATTGATAAAATATGGTTTAGTAAATTAAAAGTTGTAAATGAAGATAATGTTAATAAAAAAATATTCATTAAAGCAAAAACAGAATTTGAAGATAGTTACATCAGAGGAAATTATCTGAAAGATTTTGAGTACGCTTTTAAAGCTCAAGGGTTTTCTTTTGAGTTAGTTAAGTTCGAATAA
- a CDS encoding transposase: MDNAAFHKSNKTKELIESVGCIVIFLPSYSPDLNPIEKFWANMMRCIRHQITQFVKSYDAIVSFFMLKPHCK, encoded by the coding sequence ATGGATAATGCAGCATTTCATAAATCAAACAAAACTAAAGAGTTAATAGAGTCTGTTGGTTGTATAGTTATTTTTTTGCCATCTTATTCTCCAGATTTAAATCCGATAGAGAAATTTTGGGCTAATATGATGCGGTGTATTAGACATCAAATTACTCAATTTGTTAAATCCTATGATGCTATTGTCTCTTTTTTTATGCTCAAACCTCATTGTAAATGA
- a CDS encoding DUF2659 family protein, with product MADILQEIKDSDRYQRCLLYYKKFLLIVFSSSLFITAAMMINNFYNARQEAYYQKITDIFIESIDQDSNNSDLIVQSLEKFLLSNYNTKVQELAHIQLLAHKIKVGSFTEVKQLANEILAMKSYSNFTKAYVRLNLLAMAIDVKQNDDNNSNYDSQIKLIEQLFSEFSPSMPFWSIASIYYAIWAHENGDDNKAVQYLEAVIRSKYSSWNLKSQAKMLKQNYEINM from the coding sequence ATGGCAGATATATTACAAGAGATTAAAGACTCTGATCGTTATCAAAGGTGCTTGCTATACTACAAAAAATTTCTACTAATAGTTTTTAGCTCGTCGCTTTTTATAACAGCAGCAATGATGATAAATAATTTCTATAATGCAAGACAAGAGGCTTATTATCAAAAAATAACTGATATATTCATTGAATCCATTGATCAAGATTCCAATAACTCTGATCTAATAGTTCAAAGCTTAGAAAAATTTTTATTATCTAATTATAATACTAAAGTTCAAGAGCTAGCTCATATTCAATTATTAGCTCATAAAATTAAGGTTGGTAGTTTTACTGAAGTAAAACAGTTAGCAAATGAGATTTTAGCAATGAAAAGTTATAGTAATTTTACTAAAGCATATGTGAGATTAAATCTATTAGCTATGGCTATTGATGTTAAGCAAAATGATGATAATAATAGTAATTATGATTCTCAAATTAAATTAATCGAACAGCTCTTTTCAGAATTTAGTCCAAGTATGCCGTTTTGGTCTATTGCTTCAATTTATTACGCTATTTGGGCTCATGAAAATGGCGATGATAATAAAGCTGTACAGTATTTAGAAGCAGTAATAAGAAGTAAATATTCTTCCTGGAATTTAAAGTCTCAGGCTAAGATGTTAAAACAAAATTATGAAATTAATATGTAG
- a CDS encoding transposase — MAIVIKKTLTYMEAKPEIREKYQQVISSILKENLVYIDESGIGMSICKDRWSSKKGTHVSSNKSGKYYERTNIIAGYVNNKSIAPMIFNGSCNTRLFEAWVEQLLLKELNLLSS, encoded by the coding sequence TTGGCTATAGTTATAAAAAAAACGTTGACCTACATGGAAGCAAAACCAGAAATAAGAGAAAAATATCAACAAGTGATAAGTTCTATACTCAAGGAAAACTTAGTATACATAGATGAAAGTGGCATTGGAATGTCCATATGCAAGGATAGATGGTCGAGCAAAAAAGGAACTCATGTTAGCAGCAATAAGAGTGGTAAATATTATGAACGTACAAATATTATAGCTGGTTATGTTAATAATAAATCAATTGCACCTATGATATTCAATGGTTCGTGTAATACAAGATTATTTGAAGCTTGGGTGGAGCAGTTATTACTTAAGGAATTAAACCTGCTCAGTTCGTAG
- a CDS encoding tyrosine-type recombinase/integrase → MKRKYGIYQKTKSKSGKTLYIGLADALITILKYLKQETNSEWVLPSPRDNSKHWSNVAIQCAWDKIRKKARMPDVTIHDLRRTFATWSINNGEELQTIAEMLGHSRISTAEIYTKISVDKVKAAINKVVNNILTSDNANTELDKIIPENTTYKQNWLSKADSISMKTYICLA, encoded by the coding sequence TTGAAGAGAAAATATGGCATATACCAAAAAACTAAGAGTAAAAGTGGAAAGACACTATATATAGGATTAGCTGATGCATTAATAACAATATTGAAATACCTAAAGCAAGAAACAAATAGTGAATGGGTATTGCCAAGCCCAAGAGATAATAGCAAACACTGGTCAAATGTGGCAATACAATGCGCATGGGATAAAATTCGCAAAAAAGCTAGAATGCCAGATGTAACAATACATGATCTTAGAAGAACGTTTGCAACTTGGTCGATAAATAATGGAGAGGAACTACAGACAATAGCTGAAATGTTAGGGCATAGTCGTATTTCAACAGCTGAAATTTATACTAAAATTAGTGTAGATAAGGTAAAAGCAGCTATAAATAAAGTTGTAAACAATATATTAACAAGTGATAATGCTAATACTGAACTAGACAAGATAATACCTGAAAACACTACCTATAAGCAAAATTGGCTTTCTAAGGCAGATAGTATCAGTATGAAGACTTATATATGTTTGGCATAA
- the traN gene encoding conjugal transfer protein TraN, protein MQSSYNEASNYNVNLGNSSNTQELFHQGSNVNYPNNDEDLTYHGRNQLGTESGAMLFQAENSKNNALTQHNINDQNYMIANSMRIESDPLSALDSSNFVTQTSKTNTEIIQSCNEGSNFNIELIRELNVECRLENVWLSWQNRQMEFATEEIKENHSNWLKSRSDVYDDELGAQIYCLVDDPEAIVKQMKWAIANRLGVSIHHIGRNFLLEVNEKICILHYDYRDKTQELRKVAEYWQVLNPELEQLTESNECYEVNRINYDGGDRVFFDKFKVNRPYWKQKILFSCTSDPKDGCKHLKIQNCELKNSTCQKSVANICLLWQHDYSCSTEKQTMLHSSLHNNSIFCLGGNCNTPTIIPNRDIAKVAHLAMLNQMSKDIKTNPVSVFSGKHRKCKKDVFSFLNCCSSMTGWGRDIGLSQCKSKEQELALYRKKGYCYYIGTYCSSRIPILGICLARKSTYCCFQSKLARIFQEEARKQLKMNFGTPECPKCRGLTVEELQKVDFTKINMDELFGDILTKAQSSMNKDIIAGIKDKVHRMQQS, encoded by the coding sequence CAATGTTATTTCAAGCTGAAAACAGTAAAAACAATGCCTTAACTCAACATAATATCAACGATCAAAATTATATGATAGCTAATTCAATGAGAATTGAATCTGATCCTTTAAGTGCCCTTGATAGCAGTAACTTCGTAACTCAAACAAGTAAAACTAATACTGAAATTATTCAAAGTTGTAATGAAGGTAGTAATTTTAACATTGAACTTATTCGAGAATTAAATGTTGAGTGCAGATTAGAGAATGTATGGCTTTCTTGGCAAAACCGGCAAATGGAATTTGCAACAGAAGAAATAAAGGAGAATCATAGTAATTGGCTTAAGAGTCGTAGCGATGTCTATGATGATGAATTAGGTGCACAAATATACTGCCTAGTAGATGATCCCGAAGCAATTGTAAAACAAATGAAATGGGCTATTGCTAATAGGCTTGGTGTATCTATACACCATATTGGTAGAAATTTTTTATTAGAAGTAAATGAAAAAATATGTATACTTCACTATGACTACAGAGATAAGACTCAAGAACTAAGGAAAGTAGCAGAATATTGGCAAGTTTTAAACCCTGAACTTGAGCAATTAACTGAGAGTAATGAATGCTATGAGGTCAATAGAATCAACTATGATGGTGGTGATAGAGTATTTTTTGACAAGTTTAAAGTCAATCGTCCATATTGGAAACAAAAGATTCTTTTTTCTTGTACTAGCGATCCAAAAGATGGCTGCAAACACCTTAAAATTCAGAATTGTGAATTAAAAAACAGCACTTGCCAAAAATCAGTAGCAAATATTTGTTTACTATGGCAGCACGATTATAGCTGTTCAACTGAGAAGCAAACAATGCTACACTCATCGTTGCATAATAACTCAATCTTTTGTTTAGGAGGTAATTGCAACACTCCAACTATTATACCAAATAGAGATATAGCTAAAGTAGCTCATCTAGCGATGCTAAATCAGATGAGCAAGGACATTAAAACAAATCCCGTTTCTGTATTTTCAGGTAAACATCGAAAATGCAAAAAAGATGTATTTAGTTTTTTGAATTGCTGCTCTTCAATGACTGGCTGGGGGCGTGATATAGGCTTATCGCAATGTAAGTCTAAGGAACAAGAATTAGCTTTATATAGGAAAAAAGGTTACTGCTACTATATTGGAACCTACTGTTCTTCAAGAATTCCGATATTAGGTATTTGCTTAGCTAGAAAGTCTACTTATTGCTGCTTTCAGTCGAAACTTGCAAGAATTTTTCAGGAAGAAGCAAGAAAACAGCTAAAAATGAACTTTGGTACACCTGAATGTCCAAAGTGTAGAGGCCTTACAGTTGAGGAATTACAAAAAGTTGATTTCACTAAAATCAATATGGATGAACTATTTGGTGATATACTCACTAAGGCTCAAAGCAGCATGAACAAAGACATTATTGCAGGAATCAAAGATAAAGTTCATCGTATGCAACAAAGTTAG
- a CDS encoding PQQ-binding-like beta-propeller repeat protein, with protein MNKKLALLSLLSLILSSSTVQNVEPLSNLPKIESEIGDNKVILPMLKHISNWNNNIDPINASSNNFAVKEFIVFNKLKLADNISAPPVVIQDKLFILNNYAQVSCYDLNGMKKVWAKKLEPQHRNNKRFGGGSILFNDGKLYISYGSRDIVILNASNGDEVLSKRLPDIIKAPPLIHNNLMLVLTVNKQLYCINLTNADIIWMHQGAQEALICNSLIAPIIRGNLVIVSYSSDQIVGLNLENGRLVWSTSLGKSTVEEKNSWDTFSLSNLVSQPIINNDILYIANEEVIEAHRFDAVDKENQNGQKAVMQWSKSITGISNFNLIGNTLFITTIDGKLLAVSADNGNINWVINLYGSNKDKSSTKNGKSNKNLLSSIKNKLVKLGSSNTQYALSPIAINNNIVVVSKYQCLVISPSDGQILSRIPINRNPKFFAVSDKLYIFGESYVNSSR; from the coding sequence ATGAATAAAAAGTTGGCTTTATTGTCTTTACTATCTTTAATATTGTCAAGTTCTACTGTTCAAAATGTTGAGCCGTTATCTAATCTGCCAAAGATTGAATCAGAAATTGGAGATAACAAAGTAATATTACCAATGTTAAAACATATAAGTAATTGGAATAATAATATAGATCCTATAAATGCTAGCAGTAATAATTTTGCTGTTAAAGAATTTATTGTGTTTAATAAACTGAAGTTAGCTGATAATATATCTGCTCCACCTGTCGTTATACAAGATAAGCTCTTTATACTAAATAATTATGCTCAAGTAAGTTGTTACGATTTAAATGGTATGAAGAAAGTTTGGGCAAAAAAATTAGAGCCTCAGCACAGAAACAATAAAAGATTTGGTGGAGGAAGTATATTATTTAATGATGGAAAACTTTATATTAGTTATGGTAGTAGAGATATAGTTATACTTAATGCTAGTAATGGAGATGAAGTTTTAAGTAAACGGTTACCTGATATAATTAAAGCACCGCCATTAATACATAATAATTTAATGTTAGTTTTAACAGTAAATAAACAACTATATTGTATCAATCTAACAAATGCAGATATTATATGGATGCATCAAGGAGCACAAGAGGCACTTATTTGTAATAGCTTAATTGCTCCAATAATAAGAGGTAATTTGGTTATCGTAAGTTATTCTTCAGATCAAATTGTAGGTTTAAATTTAGAAAATGGAAGGTTAGTATGGTCAACAAGTTTAGGTAAAAGCACAGTAGAAGAGAAAAATTCTTGGGACACATTTTCATTGTCTAATTTAGTTTCTCAGCCTATCATTAATAATGATATACTATATATAGCAAACGAAGAGGTTATAGAAGCTCACAGGTTTGATGCTGTTGACAAAGAAAATCAGAATGGGCAAAAAGCTGTTATGCAGTGGAGTAAAAGTATTACTGGTATTAGCAATTTTAATTTAATTGGTAATACATTATTCATTACAACCATTGATGGAAAATTGTTAGCTGTATCAGCTGATAATGGTAACATTAACTGGGTAATAAATTTATATGGTAGTAACAAAGATAAATCTAGCACAAAAAATGGTAAGAGTAATAAAAATCTACTTTCTAGTATTAAAAACAAGCTTGTAAAATTAGGGTCAAGTAATACACAGTATGCTCTTTCACCTATAGCGATAAATAACAATATAGTAGTAGTTAGTAAGTACCAATGTTTAGTAATTTCTCCAAGTGATGGTCAAATACTATCTCGTATACCTATTAATAGAAATCCCAAATTCTTTGCTGTGTCAGATAAATTATATATTTTTGGCGAAAGTTATGTTAATAGTAGTAGATAG